GTTGTACCCCGCAGCGGCACCGACGGTACCCGCCGCGCCCACTATGGTAACCTTCGTCATATCGCATGATGCTCCCGGCCCCGGAGAATTAAACTCTTCTTTTTGCTCCCGTCAGCGACGGTCTGCAGTGCCCGAGCCAGGCCCTCGATTTCCGAGGCTGCCCGCCGGTGTCCGTCGGCGTCCACTCCCGCGACCTACCGCCCCTCGTTTCGTCTCGAGACGGTGACGGTTCCGGACCGATCACTCGGCCGCAAGATCTCGAATTAGAAACTCGGACGAACGGTCACTCCCCCGAACTGGGAGCGGATAGATCGATAAAACCGGTGTACTGGGCTTGCAGACGTGACCCGATCCGATCCGTCTCGACACTCGACGGCTCTCCGCTCGCCGCTCACTGGACTCAGGTGTGATAACTGGGAGTCACATTTAACCGCCTGCTGACCGGAGGAGTACCACCGTACCCGTCGCCAGCGCGGCGTCGCACCGGCCGGCCCCGTCCCGAGGTGGCGGGAACCGTACCATGTCCTGGACGCTCTCGCTCTATACGATCTGCGGGTTCGTCGCCGCCACGGTGACCGCCGGGACTCTCTGGTTCGTCCGCGACGCCCGTTCCGAGCCCCACTGGCCGGCGTTCGTCGGCCTCCTGGTCGCGGCCTCGGGCTGGGCGCTCGCGTACGCGATCCAGCTCGGGCACGCGACGGCCCCCGCCCAGATGGACTGGCTCCGGATCGCGATCTGTTTCGCCGGCCCCGTCCCGACCCTCTGGTTCCTGTTTTCGGTCCGCTACGTGGGCGCGGATCGCTGGCTGACGCGTCGCCGCGTGGCGTTGCTCGCCCTGGAACCGATCCTCTTCTGTACACTCGTGCTCACGAACGCCCGCCACTCCATCATGTGGACGGCGACTGGCTTGACCGAGACCGGCTGGGGGCCGGTCCTCTCCATCTCGCTCGGCCCCGGCTACGTCGTCCTCGTCGGGTACGCCTACGTGATCGTCTCCGTCGGAATCGTGATCCTGTTCCGCGAGTTCGTCCGGTCGTCGACGCTCTACCGACGCCAGATCGGGCTGTTGATCCTCGGCGGGTTACCGTCGATGTTGACCCACGTCCTGTTCACCCTCCGTGCGGGACCGATTCCGGACCTCGATCTGACCCCATTCGCCCTGTCGATCACGGCCGTCTTCTTCGGGCTCACGATCTTCCACTACGACCTGGTGGACCGCTCGCCCGTGGCCCGGGAACAGGCCTTCCAGCGCATGGGCGACGGGCTGATAGTCGCCGACGCCGACGGCGTGATCGTCGAGGTCAACGACGTCGCCAGACGGGTGTTCGACTCGTCGCCGACCGAGGGACGCCAGGTCGACGTCGTCTTCGGGGACGGCGACCTCGACGGTCTCGACGGACGGACCCTGACGGCGACCATCGGCGGCACCGAGCGGTCCTACGACTGCCACGTCACCCCTTTCTACGATCACCACGACCGCCTCACCGGTCGCGGGGTCGTCCTCCGGGACGTCACGGACCGCCGGGCCTACGAGCAGCGCCTGGAGGTGGCCAACCGCGTGCTCCGGCACAACCTCCGTAACGACATGACCGTGATCCTCGGCCGGGCGGACGAACTGGAATCGTCCGTCGACGACGGCCAGCGGGAGGCCGTTCACGTCATCCAGGACACCGTCGAGGACATCATGGCTGTCAGCGAGAAGGCCCGCGAGATGATCCAGCACACCAGGTTCGCCGAGGTCGACCGCGAGTCCGTCGACGTGGTCACGGTCGCCGAGCGGGCGCTCGCGACCTTCAGAACTGCGCACCCGACCGTCGCCTGGCGATTCGCCGCGCCGGAGTCCGCACACGCGTTCGCGGCCAGCGAAGAGGCACTCGCGACCGCCGTCGAGAACCTGCTCGAGAACGCCGTCGAGCACAACGACGCCGACCGACCCGAGGTCACCGTGACCGTCGCGGCCGCGGGCGATGCGGTACGCCTCAGCGTGGCCGACAACGGCTCGGGCATCCCGGACCTCGAGCAGGACGTGTTCGTCTCCGGCACCGAGACGCAGTTGAAACACAGCCAGGGGCTCGGGCTGTGGCTCGTCTACTGGAGCGTCTCCGCCTCCGGTGGCGAGGTGTCCATCCACACCGACGACGGCTCCGGCTCCCGGGTCACGATCACCCTTCCCGCCACCGACGATGCCGAGCCGGCCACCAACTCTCCGCCTGCGGACAGCGAGACGCGGCACTCGTCCCGGACGGCCACGCGGTGAGTCGCCCTCTGGGTCACGCCGGGACGCCGTGGGAACCCCGCAAGTCATTTTCCGCCAGCCCGTCTACACCGGGACATGAGCGACTTCGACAAGGAAGCCGAACGCGAGAAGTTACGCGAGAAGTACGCGGACGACCAGCAGGACCGCGAGTCGACCGAGCGGATGAGCGACCTCCTCCTGAAAGGGGCGACGATGACGAACGCCCACTGCGGCACATGCGGCGACCCCATCTTCCGCCACGAGGGCCAGGAGTTCTGCCCGACCTGCCAGGAGGTCCTCACCGAGGCCGACGACGCAGCGGACGTCCCGGCGGACGGCGAGGAGACGGCCGACCGCGCCGACGCCCCCACGGCGGACCCCGCCAACGCGGCGACTGCCGACTCGGAGGCTGCGACCAACGG
Above is a genomic segment from Halorientalis sp. LT38 containing:
- a CDS encoding histidine kinase N-terminal 7TM domain-containing protein, with the translated sequence MSWTLSLYTICGFVAATVTAGTLWFVRDARSEPHWPAFVGLLVAASGWALAYAIQLGHATAPAQMDWLRIAICFAGPVPTLWFLFSVRYVGADRWLTRRRVALLALEPILFCTLVLTNARHSIMWTATGLTETGWGPVLSISLGPGYVVLVGYAYVIVSVGIVILFREFVRSSTLYRRQIGLLILGGLPSMLTHVLFTLRAGPIPDLDLTPFALSITAVFFGLTIFHYDLVDRSPVAREQAFQRMGDGLIVADADGVIVEVNDVARRVFDSSPTEGRQVDVVFGDGDLDGLDGRTLTATIGGTERSYDCHVTPFYDHHDRLTGRGVVLRDVTDRRAYEQRLEVANRVLRHNLRNDMTVILGRADELESSVDDGQREAVHVIQDTVEDIMAVSEKAREMIQHTRFAEVDRESVDVVTVAERALATFRTAHPTVAWRFAAPESAHAFAASEEALATAVENLLENAVEHNDADRPEVTVTVAAAGDAVRLSVADNGSGIPDLEQDVFVSGTETQLKHSQGLGLWLVYWSVSASGGEVSIHTDDGSGSRVTITLPATDDAEPATNSPPADSETRHSSRTATR